The DNA segment AGAACTTTAAGCGTATTAATAACTCATTAGAAAGACTAGAAATGCCTAAAGTCGATGAAGAATTATTATTAGAAGGACTTAAACAACTTGTAGATGTCGAACGTGACTGGGTTCCAGAAGGCGATGGTCAATCACTTTATATTCGTCCATTTGTCTTTGCAACTGAAGGCGTATTAGGTGTAAGACCTGCAAAATCATATCAAATGTTAATTATTTTATCTCCTTCTGGTAACTATTATGGCGGAGAGTCATTAACACCTACGAAGATTTATGTAGAAGATGAATATGTGCGCGCCGTGCGTGGAGGCGTTGGGTTTGCGAAAGTTGCAGGAAATTACGCAGCAAGCCTTAAATCTCAAACGAATGCAGCAGAAGAAGGTTACGACCAAGTGCTATGGTTAGACGGTGTTGAACGTAAATATATCGAAGAGGTTGGTAGCATGAACATTTTCTTCGTTGAAAATGGAAAAATTGTTACACCTGAATTAAATGGAAGTATCTTACCAGGTATTACACGTAAGACTGTTATTGAATTAGCACAAAAATTAGGCTACGAAGTTGAAACACGCCACGTATCTATTGATGAACTATTTGAAGCATACGATAAAGGTGAACTTACAGAAGTATTTGGTACAGGTACTG comes from the Staphylococcus hsinchuensis genome and includes:
- a CDS encoding branched-chain amino acid aminotransferase, whose amino-acid sequence is MSEKIQFVERQQLKEKPDPKDLGFGEHFTDYMLSFQYDADKGWHDLKIVPYGSIEISPAAQALHYGQAVFEGLKAYKHDGEVDLFRPSQNFKRINNSLERLEMPKVDEELLLEGLKQLVDVERDWVPEGDGQSLYIRPFVFATEGVLGVRPAKSYQMLIILSPSGNYYGGESLTPTKIYVEDEYVRAVRGGVGFAKVAGNYAASLKSQTNAAEEGYDQVLWLDGVERKYIEEVGSMNIFFVENGKIVTPELNGSILPGITRKTVIELAQKLGYEVETRHVSIDELFEAYDKGELTEVFGTGTAAVISPVGKLKYEDREIVINNNETGEITQKLYDNYVGIQSGKLDDPEGWRVVVPRYE